A stretch of Apostichopus japonicus isolate 1M-3 chromosome 9, ASM3797524v1, whole genome shotgun sequence DNA encodes these proteins:
- the LOC139974065 gene encoding uncharacterized protein, with protein MAELRSKCIFVFAVLLLLNSNGFRISSSTRVNDSNLQYFLFQTPEYPRDCHEVLNQCSSTNAKSGVYLIKPDQYPEPFQTYCDHNTTSGGWTVIQRRVDGSIGFNRTWDEYKNGIGFLGSEFLIGNEKLSHLINQKRYQLRIELENYAGQSYYLTYDNFRIADEWGNFSITSLGVVEGITDFPITWCSSNKDNYDNTCERTCESPNDCVILDPADPERCLCPENHMILGDSCIPQEQCGCYVQGEGVVLAEGESYINSDCSLRITCNSNVHTSESYSCSADATCEERNDVRRCYCNEWFEGDGLTCTRSGPRDCSDLYAANRRNNGKYTIYPAESSGFEVYCKMSSGGWTILQRRTGSSVNFYRNWNEYKNGFGIPTGDHWIGNDKIYNLTKQTNKNYQLLIEKTNTEGSTYHSRYSSFRISNEGDKYRLSLSGYNGNAGNNAMGANSGYRFSTHDQDNDESSNFDCAEKHRGGWWYPDDSNTGSTSNCYSFSNRVATGDYEYSDCICHDYCYYYYYCYYYCPSSRPHQKCYNCEGCTGYYYYCNYYYYKRICCANKNPAYETTFYSCGYSNLNGEYSSNDYRGIFWKNLHGSDCGITTTTMKIRSVQ; from the exons ATGGCAGAACTCCGAAGCAAATGTATTTTCGTCTTTGCGGTGTTGCTGCTTTTAAACTCAAATGGTTTTCGG ATATCGTCAAGCACAAGAGTCAACGATTCAA ATTTGCAGTATTTTCTATTCCAAACTCCGGAGTATCCAAGGGATTGTCATGAAGTACTTAACCAATGCTCTTCTACCAACGCCAAATCCGGTGTATACCTGATAAAACCTGACCAGTACCCGGAACCATTTCAGACATACTGTGATCATAACACTACATCTGGAGGTTGGACa GTCATACAACGACGTGTTGATGGATCCATCGGCTTTAATCGAACCTGGGACGAATACAAAAACGGAATTGGTTTCTTAGGCAGTGAATTTCTGATTGGTAATGAAAAGTTATCTCACTTGATAAACCAAAAGAGGTACCAGCTGCGCATCGAGCTAGAGAATTATGCAGGCCAGTCATATTACTTGACATACGACAACTTTCGCATCGCCGATGAATGGGGGAATTTTTCTATAACAAGTCTTGGTGTTGTCGAAGGAATAACAG ATTTCCCCATCACCTGGTGCTCATCCAACAAGGATAATTATGACAATACATGTGAAAGAACTTGTGAAAGTCCGAATGATTGTGTCATACTGGATCCAGCGGATCCAGAGAGATGTCTTTGTCCAGAAAACCACATGATTCTTGGAGACAGCTGCATACCTCAAGAGCAATGTGGCTGTTACGTTCAAGGGGAAGGCGTCGTATTAGCA GAAGGTGAATCATACATTAATTCTGACTGTTCCTTACGGATAACTTGCAACAGTAACGTACATACAAGTGAGAGTTACAGTTGTAGCGCAGACGCAACCTGCGAGGAGCGGAATGATGTCCGTAGATGTTACTGTAACGAATGGTTCGAAGGCGATGGTCTTACATGTACCCGCAGTGGACCGAGAGACTGTTCTGATCTTTACGCAGCAAACAGAAGAAATAACGGAAAATATACTATTTATCCCGCTGAAAGCTCTGGTTTTGAAGTTTATTGTAAAATGTCTAGTGGTGGTTGGACA ATTTTACAACGACGTACAGGTAGCTCCGTCAACTTTTATCGAAACTGGAATGAGTACAAAAACGGTTTTGGAATTCCCACAGGAGACCATTGGATTGGCAACGACAAAATATACAAtttgacaaaacaaacaaacaaaaactacCAACTTctaatagaaaagacaaacacgGAAGGATCAACATACCACAGCCGTTATTCATCTTTCAGAATCAGTAACGAGGGAGATAAATACCGACTGTCATTGAGTGGCTACAATGGAAACGCTG GTAATAACGCAATGGGAGCAAATTCAGGGTATCGATTTAGTACGCACGATCAAGACAATGATGAATCGAGTAACTTCGACTGCGCAGAAAAACATcgaggtggctggtggtatcCAGATGATAGTAATACGGGCTCTACCAGCAACTGTTACTCATTCAGCAATCGCGTAGCTACAGGTGACTACGAGTACTCTGACTGTATCTGTcatgattattgttattattattattattgttattattattgtcctTCTAGCCGTCCACATCAGAAATGCTATAATTGTGAAGGCTGtactggttattattattattgtaattattattattataaaaggATATGCTGCGCAAACAAAAACCCGGCATATGAGACAACTTTCTATTCCTGCGGGTACTCCAATCTGAATGGTGAATACTCGTCCAACGATTACCGCGGTATCTTCTGGAAGAATCTTCACGGTTCTGATTGCGGTATCACAAcgacaacaatgaaaattcgTTCAGTTCAATGA